Within Streptomyces albofaciens JCM 4342, the genomic segment GCTCATCCGGGCCACGGTGGCCCCCAGTCCGCAGGGGAAACAGGGCCGGGGCCCTGTCGCACGGGCGCGGGGTCAGGCAGGTCGAGCGCACGGGACCGCAACCCTTCCCGGGCCCGGTCACCGTCCTCGCCCCCGGCCGTGACCGCGACGGTCCACAGCGGCTCCAGGCGCGCACCACGCCGGGCCTTGGCCTCGGACGTGCCGATGCCGAGGTGGACGGCGCGCGCTCCGAGCCGGTGGGCGAGCTTCAGCGGCTCGTAGAACATCAGGCCGAAGTAGCAGCCGCGCGTCGCCGAGCGGGACTCGTCGACGCCGATCAGCCGTACCCACAGGACATCGCGGTAGTGGAAGACCACATGGCATCCGACGAGATGGCCGTCGAGCCGGGCCTCCACCAGGTAAGCCCCCGGAACCTCCGCACAGCGGGCCAGATAGCGGGCGAAGCCTGCCGGAGGCTGGTCGTATCCGGGGTCGTACTTGCGTTCGTGCAGGACGAGCAGAGCGGCCGCGGCGTCGTAAGGGCCCCGCAGAGGACCGCTGCTGAAGGTGAGGCCCGCCGCCGCCAGGCGCCTGAGGTCGCCCTTGACCTGGTTCCGTCGGTTCGCGCCCAAGGTGGTGAGGTAGTCCTCGAAGCCGCCGTCGGGGACGTCCAGCCAGGCGTCCCAGGCGATCAGTCCGGCCGGGTGGCCGGCCGCCTCGAACTCGGCCGCGGTGTGGCTCGGCAGGTAGGGGAGGAGCACCGCCCGCCCGTCGGCACGGGAAGGGGCGAAATCCAGCAGGCCGTTCGCGACGCGGGCGGCGGGCAACCGGTCCTCGCCATGGCGTAACTCGTTGTGGTACCCGGTGCGGGGCCCGGCCACGGCACAGCCGTCGACGGGTATCCGGCCGGCCAGGAGGAAGTCGGGGCGGTAGCGGGTGGACCGCACAGCGGGCCCGTCGGTGACCGGGACGAGGACCGCGGAGCGCGCTTCCGTGGACAGGGCCGCCCAGCGGTACCGGTGCCCGTGGCCCGCCAGCAGGCGCAGCCACGCGTCACTGCTGTACAGGCTCCGGGCCGGGGTGAGGGCGAGGCGGGCGGCTGCTTCGTCGAACGACGCGTACTCGCTCGGGACGCCCACGGCCGTCCGCCCGCCCCTCACCATGCGGACCCGCCGGCCGGTGCCTGCCAGGAGGCGCTCAGCTCGAAAACGCGCCGGACCAGGGCAGGGCCGCGCTCCGGGTCCGGGGCCTCACTGGTGAAGACGACGGCCAGCATGACCGCGGCGTCCAGGTGGTAGACTTGCCAGGTCTCTGGAGAGCGCTCGGGCCACGGCCGTACCGAGGTGTACCCGCGCCGAAAGGCGCCGAAGTCGATGCCGTTCTCGGGCAGTCGGGAACTCTCGTGGATCCGGGCGAGATCGAGCGCCGGGTCGCCGGTCATCGAGTTGGACCAGTCGATCAGGGCGCTGATGCGGCCCCGGCGGACGATGAGGTTGGAGGCGCGCACGTCCAGATGGAGCAGGGCCTGCTCGCCGT encodes:
- a CDS encoding GNAT family N-acetyltransferase encodes the protein MGVPSEYASFDEAAARLALTPARSLYSSDAWLRLLAGHGHRYRWAALSTEARSAVLVPVTDGPAVRSTRYRPDFLLAGRIPVDGCAVAGPRTGYHNELRHGEDRLPAARVANGLLDFAPSRADGRAVLLPYLPSHTAAEFEAAGHPAGLIAWDAWLDVPDGGFEDYLTTLGANRRNQVKGDLRRLAAAGLTFSSGPLRGPYDAAAALLVLHERKYDPGYDQPPAGFARYLARCAEVPGAYLVEARLDGHLVGCHVVFHYRDVLWVRLIGVDESRSATRGCYFGLMFYEPLKLAHRLGARAVHLGIGTSEAKARRGARLEPLWTVAVTAGGEDGDRAREGLRSRALDLPDPAPVRQGPGPVSPADWGPPWPG